From Anopheles darlingi chromosome 2, idAnoDarlMG_H_01, whole genome shotgun sequence, the proteins below share one genomic window:
- the LOC125950991 gene encoding beta-catenin-like protein 1 — MDVGELLSFKPEQTPKRPSDFDRQDDDDDDDGGGGGGGSPGPKARPQQRAQKVRRTEQDTHVRSKPVLPAKEPQISEQERLDILKFVETEEPDGEVLDESGLKKMLLLFEKRVLKNQEMRIKFPDNAEKFMESEIELNDAIQELHAVATVPDLYPLLVELNGVASLLELLSHQNADISVAVVDLLQELTDVDILHESLDGAETLIEALRNQQAAGLLVQNLERLQESVKEEADGVHNTLAIFENLIEIRPEIAKEVAEQGLLQWMLKRLRAKLPFDANKLYCSEILSILVQDSNENRVMLGTIDGIDVLLQQLAAYKRHDPNSAEEQEFMENLFNTLCSALMARENRDKFLKGEGLQLMNLMLREKKLSRNGSLKVLDHAMSGPDGRDNCNKFVDILGLRTIFPLFMKTPKRNKNRLLGTDEHEEHIVSIIASMLHNCKGSQRQRLLAKFTENDFEKIERLMELHRKYLDKVEAMDREIDQQMRTEDDEEQDDDAIYVKRLSGGLFTLQLVDYIILEVSCTDVVKQRVLKILNLHHGSMKTIRHVMREYAGNLGDASDSDWREQEQAHILQLIDRF; from the exons ATGGATGTTGGGGAGCTGCTTTCGTTCAAG CCCGAACAAACGCCGAAACGACCGTCGGACTTCGACCggcaagacgacgacgacgatgatgacggtggtggtggtggtggcggctcgCCTGGACCGAAAGCTCGTCCTCAACAGCGGGCCCAAAAAGTACGTCGGACGGAGCAAGATACACACGTTCGTAGCAAACCGGTGCTACCGGCCAAAGAGCCCCAAATCAGTGAGCAGGAACGGCTCGATATTCTGAAGTTCGTCGAAACCGAGGAACCGGATGGCGAGGTGCTGGACGAAAGTGGACTTAAAAAAATGCTCCTTCTGTTTGAGAAGCGTGTGCTGAAGAACCAAGAGATGCGCATCAAGTTCCCGGACAATGCGGAGAAGTTTATGGAAAGCGAGATCGAGCTGAATGACGCGATCCAGGAATTGCatgccgtggccaccgtaccCGATCTGTACCCGCTTCTGGTAGAGCTGAACGGTGTGGCGAGTCTGCTGGAACTGCTGTCGCACCAGAACGCGGACATCAGTGTCGCGGTGGTGGATCTGCTACAAGAGCTAACCGATGTCGACATTCTGCACGAAAGTCTGGACGGAGCGGAAACACTCATCGAGGCGCTACGCAACCAGCAGGCGGCCGGTCTGCTGGTACAGAATCTTGAGCGACTGCAGGAATCGGTGAAGGAAGAGGCGGATGGTGTTCATAACACGCTCGCGATCTTTGAAAATCTAATCGAAATTCGACCGGAAATAGCGAAAGAGGTGGCCGAACAGGGTCTGCTGCAATGGATGCTGAAGCGACTAAGGGCGAAGCTGCCCTTCGATGCGAACAAGCTTTACTGCAGTGAGATCCTGTCGATACTCGTGCAGGACTCGAACGAGAATCGCGTCATGCTGGGCACGATCGACGGtatcgatgtgctgctgcagcagctggctgcCTACAAACGGCACGATCCCAACTCGGCCGAGGAACAGGAGTTCATGGAGAACCTATTCAACACGCTCTGCTCGGCATTGATGGCTCGGGAAAATCGTGACAAATTCCTCAAAGGCGAAGGTCTTCAACTGATGAACCTGATGCTGCGCGAGAAAAAACTCTCGCGCAACGGTTCACTCAAGGTGCTCGACCACGCGATGTCCGGTCCTGATGGACGCGACAATTGCAACAAGTTTGTCGACATCCTTGGCCTCCGCACAATCTTTCCACTGTTCATGAAAACACCGAAGCGGAACAAGAATCGATTGCTGGGTACGGACGAGCACGAGGAGCACATCGTCTCGATCATTGCCAGCATGCTGCATAACTGCAAAGGCTCCCAGCGGCAACGGTTGTTGGCCAAATTTACCGAGAACGACTTCGAGAAGATCGAACGATTGATGGAGCTGCATCGCAAGTATCTGGACAAGGTTGAAGCGATGGATCGAGAAATCGATCAGCAGATG CGCACCGAGGACGATGAAGAGCAGGATGACGATGCGATCTATGTGAAGCGTCTCTCGGGAGGATTGTTCACGCTGCAGCTGGTCGATTACATCATCCTCGAGGTCAGCTGCACGGATGTGGTTAAGCAGCGAGTGCTGAAGATCCTCAACCTGCACCACGGCTCGATGAAAACCATACGGCACGTAATGCGCGAGTACGCCGGTAACCTGGGAGACGCGAGCGACAGCGATTGGCGTGAGCAGGAGCAGGCTCACATACTCCAGCTCATCGATCGTTTCTAA